In a genomic window of Pseudoglutamicibacter albus:
- a CDS encoding peptidoglycan D,D-transpeptidase FtsI family protein, translated as MARSTAEVRSVYRMRTLLMLVLLLMLVLAGRMIWVQGIDSKQAAADALSSRTTTEELHPVRGRILDSKGEVLAMSVVRYDLIVNQNLVTEEFTRKDPETGKRETITAQQAAEEVAYELGKDPDKVRDLMLGVEGQPKNGYSVIAKNVTPKVREAVLRVGFPWMTSEQRAHREYPNGPIAGQVLGFTNAEGVGASGIELSQQKYLEGIPGERVYERSADGVRIPGAALAEKEAVDGQDVQLSIDQDIQWAAQEAVMAKRKQFNALWVNAIVMDVKTGRILALADSTPMDPNDPADTEADYRTSTAISQAIEPGSTGKVPTFALAYEQGKLKPEENFKVPNKKKFGTEVISDSMPHATFNMTGAGIFARSYNTGTVMIGERLTDQDRYEFMKNLGIGSSLDVGLGPGNPGILLNSENWDQRQRLTTMFGQGYSLSPMNTASMFQGIANGGEQITPTIVENYVDAEGNKTKAPTGDKRRVISPETSKTMMRTMESVVDNGTAYAMKMPGYRVAGKTGTAQAQGPSGKFDQHSQAFGGLVPAEDPQYLVLVTMHHPKGNWKDWSVGDTFTRIMEATVRSRGLAPTESKSQAYKVFSGERQNYPW; from the coding sequence ATGGCACGCAGCACGGCCGAGGTTCGCTCCGTCTACCGCATGCGGACGCTGCTCATGCTTGTCCTCTTGCTCATGCTCGTGCTTGCTGGGCGCATGATCTGGGTTCAAGGAATCGACTCCAAACAGGCCGCAGCAGACGCGCTCTCCTCACGCACAACCACTGAGGAGTTGCACCCGGTCCGCGGCCGCATCCTCGACAGCAAGGGCGAAGTCCTCGCGATGTCCGTAGTGCGCTACGACCTGATCGTCAACCAGAACCTCGTCACCGAAGAGTTCACCCGCAAAGACCCAGAAACGGGGAAGAGGGAAACGATCACCGCGCAGCAGGCCGCGGAAGAAGTCGCATACGAGCTCGGCAAAGACCCCGATAAAGTTCGTGACCTCATGCTCGGTGTTGAGGGGCAACCCAAGAACGGGTACTCGGTCATCGCGAAAAATGTGACCCCTAAAGTCAGGGAAGCCGTCCTACGGGTCGGGTTCCCGTGGATGACCAGCGAACAACGCGCCCACCGCGAATACCCCAACGGGCCCATCGCAGGTCAAGTGCTTGGCTTCACCAACGCGGAAGGCGTAGGTGCCAGCGGCATCGAGCTTTCACAACAGAAATACCTCGAAGGCATCCCAGGGGAACGCGTCTATGAACGCTCCGCAGACGGGGTCCGCATCCCCGGTGCGGCACTAGCCGAAAAAGAGGCCGTTGACGGCCAAGACGTGCAGCTCTCAATCGACCAAGACATCCAGTGGGCCGCCCAAGAAGCCGTGATGGCCAAACGCAAGCAGTTCAACGCCCTCTGGGTCAACGCGATCGTGATGGACGTTAAAACCGGGCGCATTCTGGCGTTGGCTGACTCGACACCGATGGACCCCAACGATCCCGCCGACACCGAAGCCGACTACCGTACATCCACGGCGATCTCCCAAGCGATCGAGCCGGGATCCACGGGTAAAGTCCCGACGTTCGCGCTCGCTTATGAGCAAGGCAAACTCAAACCCGAGGAAAACTTCAAAGTGCCGAATAAGAAAAAGTTCGGTACCGAAGTCATCTCTGACTCGATGCCGCACGCAACCTTTAACATGACTGGAGCCGGCATCTTCGCTCGCTCCTATAACACCGGAACCGTCATGATCGGCGAACGGCTCACCGATCAGGATCGTTACGAGTTCATGAAGAACCTCGGCATCGGCTCTTCCCTCGACGTAGGCCTCGGCCCCGGCAACCCCGGGATCCTCCTGAACTCAGAGAACTGGGACCAACGTCAACGCCTCACCACAATGTTCGGGCAAGGCTATTCGCTCTCACCCATGAACACCGCATCCATGTTCCAAGGCATCGCCAACGGAGGCGAACAAATCACGCCGACCATCGTCGAAAATTACGTCGACGCGGAAGGTAATAAGACTAAAGCGCCGACCGGCGACAAACGCCGCGTTATCAGCCCGGAAACCTCGAAAACCATGATGCGGACCATGGAATCGGTGGTTGACAACGGCACCGCGTACGCAATGAAGATGCCGGGCTACCGGGTAGCCGGTAAAACCGGTACCGCACAGGCCCAGGGCCCCAGCGGAAAGTTCGATCAACACTCGCAAGCCTTCGGCGGGCTGGTACCAGCCGAAGACCCCCAGTACCTTGTACTCGTGACCATGCACCACCCGAAAGGTAATTGGAAAGACTGGTCGGTCGGGGACACATTCACGCGCATCATGGAAGCCACCGTACGTAGCCGAGGGCTCGCGCCAACGGAATCGAAGTCGCAAGCATATAAAGTATTCTCCGGCGAACGACAAAACTATCCATGGTAA
- the rsmH gene encoding 16S rRNA (cytosine(1402)-N(4))-methyltransferase RsmH yields the protein MQSAAERHVPVLLERCLDLLQPGIDAARDAGRTPWVIDATLGMGGHTYQLLARNPDVHVIGIDRDTNALVMASERLTEYSDRLVPCHTTYDNIDEALETAGIEAVDGILFDLGVSSYQLDERERGFAYSYDAPLDMRMDTTAELTAAEVVNTYTHQQLTRVLKAYGEERHARRIIDAILRTRETEPFTTTGQLAQLIIDAYPRGTKGGHPAKRTFQALRVEVNNELAVLESALPAALDAVANGGRIVVMSYQSLEDRLVKYAFAQATTSSAPVGLPIEPEEHKAQYRLITRGNEKPTEREVEENSRAAAARLRAVERIREPLSRHHYTDRFSHRSRRNS from the coding sequence GTGCAGTCGGCAGCTGAGCGCCACGTCCCAGTGTTACTTGAGCGCTGCCTCGATCTGTTGCAACCCGGAATCGACGCCGCGCGTGACGCCGGCCGCACACCGTGGGTTATCGATGCAACCCTAGGCATGGGTGGCCACACCTACCAGTTGCTTGCACGCAACCCGGACGTCCACGTGATCGGTATCGACCGCGACACCAATGCGCTCGTCATGGCATCAGAGCGCCTCACCGAATACAGCGACCGGCTAGTGCCGTGCCACACCACCTACGACAACATCGACGAGGCACTCGAAACCGCTGGCATCGAAGCCGTCGATGGCATCCTGTTCGACCTCGGTGTCTCCTCGTATCAACTCGACGAACGTGAACGCGGATTCGCCTATTCTTACGACGCCCCGCTCGATATGCGCATGGACACCACCGCGGAACTCACCGCGGCCGAGGTCGTCAATACCTACACGCATCAGCAGCTAACCCGCGTGCTCAAGGCTTACGGCGAAGAACGCCATGCACGCCGCATCATCGACGCGATCCTGCGCACACGCGAAACTGAGCCGTTCACGACGACCGGGCAACTCGCCCAGCTCATCATCGACGCCTACCCGCGCGGAACCAAGGGCGGACACCCCGCCAAACGGACCTTCCAAGCGCTCCGCGTTGAAGTCAACAACGAACTGGCCGTCCTTGAATCCGCGCTACCTGCAGCCCTCGATGCCGTCGCTAACGGAGGCCGCATCGTGGTCATGAGCTATCAATCCCTCGAAGACCGGCTCGTTAAATACGCCTTCGCGCAAGCAACGACCTCATCCGCGCCGGTAGGGCTACCCATCGAACCCGAAGAACACAAAGCCCAATATCGGCTCATAACCCGCGGCAACGAGAAACCGACGGAAAGGGAAGTCGAAGAAAACTCCCGTGCCGCCGCAGCAAGACTACGAGCGGTCGAACGCATCCGCGAACCCCTCAGCCGCCACCACTACACAGACCGCTTTAGCCATCGCTCTAGGAGGAACTCATGA